The segment TTGGGTGCAACATATACTGCACCTGGGTTATTGACCTATCTTGGGAATAATATAGCAATTATGCCGGTTGATGCTTCCTCCCCTTGGGGACCAATTAATATTGTTAAAAAATATATTAAAATTTCCCAGGATACTAATGGAAAAATCAGTATGCAGTATTTTATTATGACTACAGCTGATCAAAGTGCATTCCCTGGCCCATTCTATTTAAATCAACAATAATTTGTGAAATTTAATAATAGTATATATTATGAAAAATATAATAAAATATATATTGTTTATCGTTTTAATTTTTTCAATGGTAAGTTGTGAAACGATGAAAGATTACGATGAACAATATGCTGCTACTTATCCAATTTCTGGTGAGTGGTGGGTTAGATATACAATAAATGGTAAAGATACTCTTGCCCTTGGTTATACTAAATTAATCACAACAAATACTACTGCCAATGTTGCTTCAGAAATTTTAGCTATTGGTAAAACACGTTTGTTTAATTATAACTTTAAGTCAGGTTCTGATGTCGCAGCACTTACTTTTTCTGTAACAAACAGCGCTAATACTAATGCTAGCGATGCTGCTTTAATTAATTTTCCTAAATTTACTGTTGCAAATGGGAAAGTTATTTTGAAATCGGCTAAAGCTAATT is part of the Bacteroidota bacterium genome and harbors:
- a CDS encoding lipid-binding protein, yielding MKNIIKYILFIVLIFSMVSCETMKDYDEQYAATYPISGEWWVRYTINGKDTLALGYTKLITTNTTANVASEILAIGKTRLFNYNFKSGSDVAALTFSVTNSANTNASDAALINFPKFTVANGKVILKSAKANSGTLCDSINFEWKLDAAAVDSVNKYYANHTELLPHIHFTNPTETIVVSGIRRTGFSIDDH